CATCTTCAAAAATACCTCGATGAATTCTGCTACCGATTCAACCGCCGTTTCTGGCCTGGGCAGGGCTTCGACCGCCTCTTGAGGGCCTGCTCCAGTGCCACCCCTGTCACCTATGCGGAGTTAAGGGGATAGCCACGTAAGACTTTGGATTCGGCTGAAAAATCCCAACCCCGCTTCGATCGTTCCCTCAAAAGGCAGTGTGGTCATACGGGCGATGGGATGATGATCGTACTTGTAGGTGTAGACCTTTGCATTGAGAGCATCGCCGGTCGATTCAGGAATGCCCTGTTTGGCAAGGAACGCCGCTTCGTCACCGCCCAAGGTCCCGAAATCGCGGAACGCGGAAATAAATCGCACCGTTACGTTTTTCTGTTCAGGCGCAATCTGCTGGTCACGCAATGGATTCGGCCTGACGTACTGGTCGAGATACCAGCTCACACCATTGGCAAATCCTGGGTTGGAGCAGACCGTGACCCCGCCGCCCGGGAGAGCTGTGGCCAGGTGCTTGGCCACGGGCTTGAACAGGGTCACGAACACGTTGTGCCGGTAGCTGTCGACCTCGTAGTAGCGGGCATACTCCTTGGAAAAGATGAACACCGTTCCGCAAATAACGATGGCTACGGCGATGGTTCTACGCCAAGGCGCCACGGCCAGGGCCGTGGCCATGAAAAATGCCAGGAACGGGGTGACGTAAGCCACATGCCACGGAGAGAAGTAGGCAGCCTTGCCAAGAGCAAAGACGTTCAACAGGGGAGCTGCCACAAGGATCAAACAAATGAGTGCAAGCCACGTGTTACGAACAAAGAGGATCGAAAAACCGGCCAGAGCGAGTCCGGCTGCGACCAGCCTTACCCAGACCGGTTCGAAAAAAAACGCGGCCAAACCCAGGTAGTTCACTATCAGATCAAACACTGTCCAACGCGAATACTGGGTATCCGAGAAGATGCTTCGCGATCCTGAACTGGGCAGGAAAAACCAGTAGAACACAGGCCAAGCCGTGAATACGGTCGCCAAACAAAACACAATAAAACGTTTCAGATCAAAACCCGGCCTGCGGGCAAGCAGACACAAAAGGAGAATAACGCCCTGCGCGAATACAATATGGAAGGTGAAATAATGCAGCCAGAAAAGCGTCGCGTTGACCACAGCCAGTAACGCGAGGTCTTTCCAGCGCCCTGATTGCGTTATCCTCACCAGAAGCCACAGGGCCCAAAGGACCAGCATCAACTGCAAGGCGTACGGCCGTATCTCGCGCGAGAGAAGGATGTGAAGGCCGCTAACGGCCAACACCGCAGATGCGATCAGTGCCGTCCCCTCGTCTGAAAAGACGCGCACGATGCGATAGAAGAAGTAGATGGAAATAATGCCTAGAACAACAGGAAGAAACCGCAGGGAGAAATCGCTGACACCAGCAGCCAGTGTGACTTTTGAGATGATATAAAACAGTGGAGGATGCATCTCCGCTGAACGACAGAAGTCAAATATATACGACAGGCTGTGGCTTGCAGTAAGCGGGACTAAAATCTCATCCCACCACAGGGAAGGCGTTTCCAGGTGGTACAGGCGAAGTGCGGCACCGCAGGCCAGAATGATCGCCAAAGCGGCTTTTGAGAGAGGTGAGGAACTTTCAGATGGTTGCATGAAGAGCTGACGTTAAATGTTGGTCCGGAAAGTTAGCTCACCACGAATGCCGGGTCAACGAGGTCAAACTTGCCTACCGCTGAGCGGTTATGTGAAGGGAGTATCGCACAGCAAACATTGCCCTCTGTACAAGGCGCAATGAGCCAAAGACAAAATAGCTGCGCACAGTATGCCACTGTGAGCCGCTATTCTATTTGTGACGGGAGGGGTACGAACCCCCAAGGCCTTGCGACCGGCGGATTTTGAGGCACGATCACAATGCGTATCTGTCACAAAAATCGTTTAGAATCGGTCTTTATGCATGAGATCATGGTTTGGCGGTTCCTGCTCCAAGCGGTTCAATCTCAAGCTTCGTGAAAGCCACAGTGTAGGGGGTAGAATCTGTATCGGACATGGACGAGTTGACATGGTTAATTTTTGAAAACTCAAACACAACTTCGTTGCGACCACCCAACCCGTCGAACTCAATCTCTCTCTGCTTTTGTCCATCATTCCAAGACTGGCGGGGTATGTCGACCGACTCGTCTAACACCTTGCCATTTATTAACACCCGGCATGACTGCCCAGCCATGAAATTCGTAAAGGCGTAACTCAAACGCACTCTTTGTGCCTCAGCCAACGGAAAGGATATTTCTGATCTTCCTCCCACCCCCCATCGCCAAGCGCGATTCCCATCCACTTCAACCCCATGCAGCCCGTTAAACTCATATTCCGGCGCTAGGCCCTGTGCGTCCATGACGTTCCCATTCACAGGCCGAGCAGAGATGAGAAGGCTTTTGAACCCTACCGTATCCAAGTTGGAGGTGGGATAACTGGGGGATATCTCCGCGCAGTAGAGTTTAAATCCAATGGTCATCAAGGAGAATGGTTTAACGCGCCGCAGAGTGACTGTACGTGGGATGTAACCTGCGTCAGGTCCGCCAGCAGTCGATGCCTCAGGGCCAGTATATGACATCAGGACCTGCGGTTCCTCATTATCGAACTGGCAGGTCATGACAAAACCATTGCCCCGGCCAAAATTTATATAATTGGCAGTGAGTGCGATGAGTAGATCATTTACCGGACCATCATTGGTGAAATGGTATTCAAAAGATGTCCAAGCATTATTAATGGTTGGGATTATGGAGTAGCCCCAATAGGGGCGGACCATAACATTATCCGCAGCGGCCACATGGCCATAAAAACTCCGAGGAGAGGAGCTGAGGCTCATGCTGAAGGGGGTGATCAAAGGGATTTCCCCCGAATTGTCCACTGACCAGGTTTCCAATACCCCATCAGGCAAAGGGAATGAGGCCGTTCTATGTGCGACGGGCTCGCCTGGACTAGGCTCTAACTCCATCAACCGTTCCTGATGGTCGATGTTTTGATTCTCCAATACACGAAGTGTGATGGGGGAACCATTGGATCGGATATGCTGCTCTTTTAAACCATTTACCAAGCTAAAAGAGTCGGCGTACCAGTTGATCAGGTCCACCACCGAAGTATCCACGAGGAACCCTCCGTCAGGAGGGAACTGGCTGGCAACAGCTTTTCCGGCACTGCGAAAGAAAGGATTACTGTCTTGGTAAAACGCACCCTGCTCAGATTTGAAAAAAATAGGAAGCATTATGACAGCCAGTACTATGGCCGCCAAAGGTTTAAAAGAGCCGGGTATCAGGGCGGCAACACCTGTTCCCACAAGTAAAGCGAGGAGTGGATAAAGTGAGAAGAGATGCCAATAGGTTAGGGAGAAAGATGAGCGTATCAGCAGCATGAAGATCAGGCTGGCTCCGAAATAGGATAAACTAAGCCAGAAAGATGCCCGTCGGTTGCGCCAGAGCCAAACCGTTCCCCATATCATTACACCAAGAACAGCCCAAAAGTGCCATGGATACGTAGCATAGTTCGCAAGTGGAATATTCTCACCGAGAAAAATACCGACAGCTGCACGCGTGTAGTTGGCCACTGCCTCAGGCAGGGTTGTGGACATACTATGTCCTTGCCGAGAGTACATGCAGTTAGCCAAAAAATAACCCCCAGGAGCCAAAAGCAGAAATACGTTTATGGCTAATGGTTTTATTGTTTGGATAATCCCTCTGCTTCGAACCAGGACAACAAGAGTGAAAGCCTGAAAAAAGAGTATTGGAATCAAAGCAGTATACACTGTAGCCAACATCAGACCTTGAAGTATGGCAAGCAAATAGAAGGTTTTATCATCTTTATTATCAACAAAACGATGCAAGAGTATAAGTCCGGCCATAAGAAACAG
The nucleotide sequence above comes from Desulfovibrio sp.. Encoded proteins:
- a CDS encoding glycosyltransferase family 39 protein, whose translation is MQPSESSSPLSKAALAIILACGAALRLYHLETPSLWWDEILVPLTASHSLSYIFDFCRSAEMHPPLFYIISKVTLAAGVSDFSLRFLPVVLGIISIYFFYRIVRVFSDEGTALIASAVLAVSGLHILLSREIRPYALQLMLVLWALWLLVRITQSGRWKDLALLAVVNATLFWLHYFTFHIVFAQGVILLLCLLARRPGFDLKRFIVFCLATVFTAWPVFYWFFLPSSGSRSIFSDTQYSRWTVFDLIVNYLGLAAFFFEPVWVRLVAAGLALAGFSILFVRNTWLALICLILVAAPLLNVFALGKAAYFSPWHVAYVTPFLAFFMATALAVAPWRRTIAVAIVICGTVFIFSKEYARYYEVDSYRHNVFVTLFKPVAKHLATALPGGGVTVCSNPGFANGVSWYLDQYVRPNPLRDQQIAPEQKNVTVRFISAFRDFGTLGGDEAAFLAKQGIPESTGDALNAKVYTYKYDHHPIARMTTLPFEGTIEAGLGFFSRIQSLTWLSP
- a CDS encoding glycosyltransferase family 39 protein, with the protein product MQKDKHMGQPIFEMDEKGNKHFISALVVLVCAAAIRLYNLEVPALWFDEAIVPVMASKSVGYLIEWINTKEMHPPLYHILVKGVLQLGTSEFALRVPSVVFGLAGIIMMYKVGSLWVSREAGLFAAVYLTFSPAHVYISREVRPYAFASLFLMAGLILLHRFVDNKDDKTFYLLAILQGLMLATVYTALIPILFFQAFTLVVLVRSRGIIQTIKPLAINVFLLLAPGGYFLANCMYSRQGHSMSTTLPEAVANYTRAAVGIFLGENIPLANYATYPWHFWAVLGVMIWGTVWLWRNRRASFWLSLSYFGASLIFMLLIRSSFSLTYWHLFSLYPLLALLVGTGVAALIPGSFKPLAAIVLAVIMLPIFFKSEQGAFYQDSNPFFRSAGKAVASQFPPDGGFLVDTSVVDLINWYADSFSLVNGLKEQHIRSNGSPITLRVLENQNIDHQERLMELEPSPGEPVAHRTASFPLPDGVLETWSVDNSGEIPLITPFSMSLSSSPRSFYGHVAAADNVMVRPYWGYSIIPTINNAWTSFEYHFTNDGPVNDLLIALTANYINFGRGNGFVMTCQFDNEEPQVLMSYTGPEASTAGGPDAGYIPRTVTLRRVKPFSLMTIGFKLYCAEISPSYPTSNLDTVGFKSLLISARPVNGNVMDAQGLAPEYEFNGLHGVEVDGNRAWRWGVGGRSEISFPLAEAQRVRLSYAFTNFMAGQSCRVLINGKVLDESVDIPRQSWNDGQKQREIEFDGLGGRNEVVFEFSKINHVNSSMSDTDSTPYTVAFTKLEIEPLGAGTAKP